One Haloterrigena salifodinae DNA window includes the following coding sequences:
- a CDS encoding DUF7123 family protein — MSKSDTSDSTATRTAAALSDKQRRILRYLREQSQTNTYFKSRHIGDDLGLSAKEVGVNMPALVDGEFDVTVEKWGYSSSTTWKVTN, encoded by the coding sequence ATGAGCAAATCCGACACGTCCGATTCGACCGCAACCCGGACCGCGGCCGCGCTGAGCGACAAACAGCGTCGCATCCTTCGGTACCTCCGCGAGCAGAGCCAGACGAACACCTACTTCAAGTCCCGTCACATCGGCGACGACCTGGGCTTGAGCGCGAAGGAAGTCGGCGTGAATATGCCGGCGCTCGTCGACGGCGAGTTCGACGTGACCGTCGAGAAGTGGGGCTACTCCAGTTCGACGACATGGAAGGTGACGAACTGA
- a CDS encoding DUF7331 family protein has protein sequence MTDTTDTCDPDEFESEPVLSIPATHSAIEFRDEMLVYDRNDPDRWVQSTESISLKEFR, from the coding sequence ATGACCGACACCACCGACACCTGCGACCCCGACGAATTCGAGAGCGAGCCAGTATTGTCGATCCCGGCGACGCACAGTGCGATCGAGTTTCGCGACGAGATGCTCGTCTACGATCGCAACGACCCCGACCGGTGGGTGCAGTCGACGGAGAGCATCTCCCTGAAGGAGTTTCGGTGA